The proteins below are encoded in one region of Deinococcus budaensis:
- the rpmA gene encoding 50S ribosomal protein L27 — protein MAHKKGVGSSKNGRDSNPKYLGVKKFGGEVVVAGNILVRQRGTKFKAGQGVGMGRDHTLFALTDGKVVFTNRGNTGRFISVQAASTEVAAD, from the coding sequence ATGGCTCACAAGAAAGGCGTCGGCTCGTCCAAGAACGGACGCGACAGCAACCCCAAGTACCTGGGCGTGAAGAAGTTCGGCGGCGAAGTCGTCGTGGCGGGCAACATCCTGGTCCGCCAGCGCGGCACCAAGTTCAAGGCGGGCCAGGGCGTGGGCATGGGCCGCGACCACACGCTGTTCGCCCTGACGGACGGCAAGGTCGTCTTCACCAACCGGGGCAACACCGGGCGCTTCATCAGCGTTCAGGCTGCGAGCACCGAAGTCGCCGCCGACTGA
- the obgE gene encoding GTPase ObgE — MAFRDVLDIEVAAGNGGDGSMSFHRAKYMEKGGPDGGHGGRGGSIILRAIEGVESLERLVGRRRFKAENGAYGEGRLRQGSDGQDTYIDVPVGTTAFDRDSGRVIADLVRVGQEKVIARGGFGGRGNSTFVSSTRQAPRFAELGTPGEKRRVRLELRLIADVGLVGYPNAGKSSLLAALSRANPAIADYPFTTLSPILGVVEAGSGEQRFTMADIPGIIEGASEGRGLGLEFLRHISRTRLLVYVLDVTRDPVGELRALQAELRAYDPTLLESVACVALNKVELVEPDLAAFAEDELAEFGLPVLRVSAVTGQGLPELRQALFELLPDRELWAQTHALEVEEEVVREAPLTITFREGDPERGQTAPERIWDVEGGGFEARINRFARHMEDAAEYISGLFKRQGLYKELKKAGARAGDTVEIGPFRFEYFEDEE, encoded by the coding sequence ATGGCGTTTCGTGACGTGCTGGACATCGAGGTGGCGGCTGGCAACGGCGGCGACGGCAGCATGAGTTTCCACCGGGCCAAGTACATGGAAAAAGGCGGCCCGGACGGCGGCCACGGCGGGCGCGGGGGCAGCATCATCCTGCGGGCCATCGAGGGCGTCGAGAGCCTGGAGCGGCTGGTGGGCCGCCGCCGGTTCAAGGCCGAGAACGGGGCCTACGGCGAGGGCCGGTTGCGCCAGGGGTCCGACGGCCAGGACACCTATATCGACGTGCCGGTGGGCACCACCGCCTTCGACCGTGACAGCGGCCGGGTGATCGCGGACCTCGTGCGCGTCGGCCAGGAGAAGGTGATCGCGCGCGGAGGCTTCGGCGGACGCGGCAACTCGACCTTTGTCAGCAGCACCCGGCAGGCGCCGCGCTTCGCCGAGCTGGGCACGCCGGGCGAGAAGCGCCGGGTGCGGCTGGAGCTGCGCCTGATCGCGGACGTGGGCCTGGTGGGCTACCCCAACGCGGGCAAGAGCAGCCTGCTGGCGGCCCTCTCGCGGGCGAACCCGGCGATTGCCGATTACCCCTTCACGACCCTTTCCCCCATCCTGGGCGTGGTGGAGGCCGGAAGCGGCGAGCAGCGCTTCACGATGGCCGACATTCCCGGCATCATCGAGGGCGCCTCGGAAGGCCGGGGCCTGGGCCTGGAGTTCCTGCGCCACATCAGCCGCACCCGGTTGCTGGTCTACGTGCTGGACGTGACCCGTGACCCGGTGGGCGAACTGCGCGCCCTTCAGGCCGAGCTGCGCGCCTACGACCCGACTCTGCTGGAGAGCGTGGCCTGCGTGGCGCTGAACAAGGTCGAACTGGTCGAACCCGACCTCGCTGCCTTTGCGGAAGACGAACTCGCCGAATTCGGCCTGCCGGTCCTGCGGGTCAGCGCGGTGACCGGTCAGGGCCTGCCCGAGCTGCGCCAGGCGCTGTTCGAACTGCTGCCCGACCGCGAGCTGTGGGCGCAGACGCACGCGCTGGAGGTTGAGGAGGAGGTCGTGCGCGAAGCGCCCCTCACCATCACCTTCCGCGAGGGCGACCCCGAGCGCGGGCAGACGGCGCCCGAGCGCATCTGGGACGTGGAGGGCGGCGGTTTCGAGGCCCGCATCAACCGCTTTGCGCGGCATATGGAGGACGCCGCCGAGTACATCTCGGGGCTGTTCAAGCGCCAGGGCCTGTACAAGGAACTCAAGAAGGCCGGCGCGCGCGCGGGCGACACCGTCGAGATCGGCCCCTTCCGCTTCGAGTATTTCGAGGACGAGGAATAG
- a CDS encoding peptidylprolyl isomerase has translation MKRALLMLTALLTLTACQDRNAASTDAETPAQSQTDTPEAQAPETETPATETPDAATQETATGETPAGETAATTQPGAVPSGYTLVAPLGAQPVREFGAAPAPALEEGKDYYALIDTNRGQILADLYEEETPVTVNNFVTLARNRYFDGLRFHRVIEGFMAQTGDPLSADESKKDAWGTGGPGYSFADEFRTSLTFDAPGVLAMANSGPATNGSQFFITLAPTDFLNGRHTIFGKVVQGQDVLAKLTRTSDTSSGQEVPIEGATPDRMLSVRILTKG, from the coding sequence ATGAAGCGCGCCCTGCTGATGCTCACCGCCCTGCTCACCCTGACGGCCTGCCAGGACCGCAATGCCGCCAGCACCGACGCCGAGACCCCGGCGCAGAGCCAGACCGACACCCCGGAAGCCCAGGCCCCGGAGACCGAGACGCCAGCAACCGAGACGCCCGACGCAGCGACCCAAGAGACGGCCACCGGGGAAACCCCCGCCGGGGAGACGGCGGCGACCACCCAGCCCGGGGCGGTTCCCAGCGGCTACACCCTGGTGGCTCCGCTGGGCGCGCAGCCGGTGCGCGAGTTCGGGGCCGCGCCCGCCCCGGCGCTGGAGGAGGGCAAAGACTACTACGCCCTGATCGACACCAACCGGGGCCAGATTCTGGCCGACCTCTACGAGGAGGAGACGCCCGTCACCGTGAACAACTTCGTGACGCTGGCGCGCAACCGCTACTTCGACGGCCTGCGCTTTCACCGGGTGATCGAGGGGTTCATGGCCCAGACCGGTGACCCCCTCAGCGCCGACGAGAGCAAAAAGGACGCCTGGGGCACGGGCGGCCCCGGCTACTCGTTTGCCGACGAGTTCCGCACCAGCCTGACTTTCGACGCCCCCGGCGTCCTGGCGATGGCGAACAGCGGCCCGGCCACCAACGGCTCGCAGTTTTTCATCACGCTGGCGCCCACCGATTTTCTCAACGGCCGGCACACCATCTTCGGCAAGGTCGTGCAGGGCCAGGACGTGCTGGCCAAGCTGACCCGCACCAGCGACACCAGCAGCGGCCAGGAGGTGCCCATCGAGGGCGCCACCCCCGACCGGATGCTCAGCGTGCGGATTCTGACCAAGGGTTGA
- the cmk gene encoding (d)CMP kinase — MIVTIDGVAASGKSSVASGVARALGVPYVSSGLLYRAATLLGLEAGLRLENAAELLAHLRAQPLRLEALAEGNRVWVEERDLTADLHSSRVDRGVSVVAALPEVRAWVDGQLRALPEPFVAEGRDMGTAVFPQAAAKFYLTASPRVRAERRARERPEDVPAIEAALVERDRLDTVQSAPAPDARVIDTGNLTLEGVIGAVLAGLPARQG; from the coding sequence GTGATCGTGACGATAGACGGAGTGGCCGCCAGCGGCAAGTCGAGCGTGGCGTCGGGCGTCGCGCGGGCGCTGGGCGTGCCCTACGTGAGCAGCGGGCTGCTGTACCGCGCCGCGACCCTGCTGGGGCTGGAAGCCGGGCTGCGGCTGGAGAACGCGGCGGAACTGCTCGCGCACCTGCGGGCGCAGCCGCTGCGGCTCGAAGCGCTGGCGGAAGGCAACCGGGTATGGGTGGAGGAGCGCGACCTCACCGCCGATCTGCATTCCTCGCGGGTGGACCGGGGGGTCAGCGTGGTCGCGGCGCTGCCGGAGGTGCGGGCCTGGGTAGACGGCCAGCTCCGCGCCCTGCCCGAACCCTTCGTGGCCGAGGGGCGCGACATGGGCACGGCGGTCTTTCCGCAGGCAGCGGCCAAGTTCTACCTCACCGCCAGTCCCCGCGTGCGTGCCGAGCGCCGCGCCCGGGAACGCCCCGAGGACGTGCCCGCCATCGAGGCCGCCCTGGTCGAGCGCGACCGCCTGGACACCGTGCAAAGTGCGCCCGCGCCCGACGCCCGGGTGATCGACACCGGCAACCTGACGCTGGAGGGCGTGATCGGGGCGGTGCTGGCGGGGCTGCCTGCGCGCCAGGGGTAG
- a CDS encoding S8 family serine peptidase, giving the protein MKNSLKSLSLLTVALVMAACGQTPSATAPTTPGASTPMPAGLRSLAAVPGKWFVELEGDPTALGAQSVGAQQASFRALAAQRGVTYQEVASYSTLFNGFSVEAGEAEINQITRLPGVLAVYPVERVERPQVQRDLNAALRPEMSSAVGMTGADIAQNELGLTGKGVKVAVMDTGIDLEHPAFRGRVVAGYDFVGDKFGSQDKATGEYDFTPVPDNNPDDCGGHGSHVAGIVGGNDAAAGFKGVAPEVSFGAYKVFGCEGSTQSDIMLAAMERAYKDGMQVLNMSIGASFQWPEYPTAKAASRLVKKGMVVTVSAGNSGTSGQFATGAPSLGENVISTASVDNVKLELSNFTINPGGSKIGYQPATGAPDAPSGLTLPITKAPGSTPATANDGCVAYEANSLAGKAVLIQRGTCAFRIKVLNAQKAGAKAVIIYNNQPGFISPTVAPSSASDNVAVEIPVVSILQDDGKKIDSLIESGVSMTFNADTQSFANPTGNAISSFSSYGASPDLELKPDIAAPGGLIKSAYPLTQEASGYAVLSGTSMAAPHVAGVAALMLQAYPTIQAKDMRTRLMNTANLRWFLNGGTLVEGLPTYVQLQGAGMVDVVSAYNNTVTVTPSKLSLGESDTFATRRKVVVLKNTGARREVYTAFHYPALTLGGTTLAPRPFDQYASMTINGQQAELDSKGNGGVEIVVPPFGEVELNLVVTPPAGAPDRSQYGGYVYLQSAAGNSLSVPYSGFKGDYQSIKVLGDVRIGNAVYNFPALTDDAADELYQEGEVPAALPDYTFKKVDVKDSAGKVFSVMDAPAVLANFAHQSRRVTLELLDASGAVRDTIAVYNYWGRNATNVYADATSDAFDTFAWDGKLSGGSEAPAGQYQLRLRVLKALGDESNPAHTETYTSQKFNVVR; this is encoded by the coding sequence GTGAAGAACTCGCTGAAAAGTCTTTCCCTGCTGACCGTGGCCCTGGTGATGGCGGCCTGCGGTCAGACGCCGTCGGCCACCGCCCCCACCACCCCCGGCGCCAGCACCCCCATGCCTGCGGGCCTGCGCAGCTTGGCCGCCGTGCCCGGCAAGTGGTTCGTGGAACTCGAAGGCGACCCCACCGCCCTGGGCGCCCAGAGCGTCGGCGCGCAGCAGGCCAGCTTCCGTGCGCTGGCGGCCCAGCGCGGCGTCACCTACCAGGAAGTCGCCTCCTACAGCACGCTGTTCAACGGCTTCAGCGTGGAGGCGGGCGAGGCCGAGATCAACCAGATCACCCGGTTGCCGGGCGTGCTGGCGGTGTATCCGGTCGAGCGGGTCGAGCGGCCCCAGGTGCAGCGTGACCTGAACGCCGCCCTGCGCCCGGAGATGAGCAGCGCGGTGGGCATGACCGGCGCGGACATCGCCCAGAACGAGCTGGGCCTGACCGGCAAGGGCGTCAAGGTCGCCGTGATGGACACCGGCATCGACCTGGAGCATCCGGCCTTCCGGGGCCGCGTGGTCGCCGGATACGACTTCGTGGGCGACAAGTTCGGCTCGCAGGACAAGGCGACCGGCGAGTACGACTTCACCCCCGTGCCCGACAACAACCCCGACGACTGCGGCGGCCACGGTTCTCACGTGGCGGGCATCGTGGGCGGCAACGACGCGGCGGCCGGGTTCAAGGGGGTCGCGCCTGAGGTGTCTTTCGGCGCCTACAAGGTGTTCGGCTGCGAGGGCAGCACCCAGTCCGACATCATGCTGGCCGCGATGGAGCGTGCCTACAAGGACGGGATGCAGGTGCTGAACATGAGCATCGGGGCGTCTTTCCAGTGGCCCGAGTACCCCACCGCCAAGGCCGCCAGCCGCCTGGTCAAAAAGGGCATGGTCGTGACCGTCTCGGCAGGCAACAGCGGCACCAGCGGCCAGTTCGCCACCGGCGCCCCCAGCCTGGGCGAGAACGTGATCTCCACCGCCTCGGTGGACAACGTCAAGCTCGAACTCTCCAACTTCACGATCAACCCGGGCGGCAGCAAGATCGGCTACCAGCCCGCGACCGGCGCCCCCGACGCGCCCAGCGGCCTGACCCTGCCCATCACCAAAGCGCCCGGCAGCACGCCCGCCACGGCCAACGACGGCTGCGTGGCCTACGAGGCGAACAGCCTGGCAGGCAAGGCCGTCCTGATTCAGCGCGGCACCTGCGCTTTCCGCATCAAGGTCCTCAACGCGCAGAAGGCCGGCGCGAAGGCCGTCATCATCTACAACAACCAGCCCGGCTTCATCAGCCCGACCGTCGCGCCCAGCAGCGCCAGCGACAACGTGGCGGTCGAGATTCCGGTCGTCTCGATCCTGCAAGACGACGGCAAGAAGATCGACAGCCTGATCGAGAGCGGCGTCTCCATGACCTTCAACGCCGACACCCAGAGCTTTGCCAACCCCACCGGCAACGCGATCAGCTCCTTTTCCTCCTACGGGGCCTCGCCTGACCTGGAACTCAAGCCCGACATCGCCGCGCCCGGCGGCCTGATCAAGAGCGCCTACCCCCTGACCCAGGAAGCCAGCGGTTACGCGGTGCTGAGCGGCACCAGCATGGCGGCGCCGCACGTGGCGGGCGTGGCCGCGCTGATGCTCCAGGCCTACCCCACCATCCAGGCCAAGGACATGCGCACCCGCCTGATGAACACGGCGAACCTGCGCTGGTTCCTGAACGGCGGCACGCTGGTCGAGGGCCTGCCCACCTACGTGCAGCTTCAGGGCGCGGGCATGGTCGATGTGGTGAGCGCCTACAACAACACCGTCACCGTGACCCCCAGCAAGCTCAGCCTGGGCGAAAGCGACACCTTCGCCACCCGCCGCAAGGTCGTGGTCCTGAAGAACACCGGCGCGCGCCGCGAGGTCTACACGGCGTTCCACTACCCGGCGCTCACGCTGGGCGGCACGACGCTGGCTCCCCGGCCTTTTGATCAGTACGCCAGCATGACCATCAACGGGCAGCAGGCGGAACTTGACTCCAAGGGCAACGGTGGCGTCGAGATCGTTGTGCCCCCCTTCGGTGAGGTCGAGCTGAACCTGGTGGTCACGCCGCCCGCGGGCGCGCCCGACCGTTCGCAGTACGGCGGGTACGTGTACCTGCAAAGCGCGGCGGGCAACAGCCTGAGCGTGCCCTACAGCGGCTTCAAGGGCGACTACCAGAGCATCAAGGTGCTGGGCGACGTGCGGATCGGCAACGCGGTCTACAACTTCCCCGCCCTGACTGACGACGCGGCCGACGAGCTGTACCAGGAAGGCGAGGTGCCCGCCGCCCTGCCCGACTACACCTTCAAGAAGGTGGACGTGAAGGACAGCGCGGGCAAGGTCTTCAGCGTGATGGACGCGCCCGCCGTGCTGGCGAACTTCGCCCACCAGTCGCGCCGGGTGACCCTGGAACTGCTGGACGCCAGCGGGGCCGTGCGTGACACCATCGCCGTGTACAACTACTGGGGCCGCAACGCGACCAACGTCTACGCCGACGCCACCAGCGACGCCTTCGACACCTTCGCGTGGGACGGCAAGCTCAGCGGCGGCAGCGAGGCGCCCGCCGGGCAGTACCAGCTGCGGCTGCGGGTGCTCAAGGCGCTGGGCGACGAGAGCAACCCCGCCCACACCGAGACCTACACCAGCCAGAAGTTCAACGTCGTGCGCTGA
- a CDS encoding Ig-like domain-containing protein, with the protein MKPNRSLFLALLTGVLLSACGSQDTVRPSVTLTAAPETLTAGGVKLVADAQDNVGVTEVRFYRGETLIATDTAAPFEAADTTLTAAQNGTVTYRAVARDGAGNTAEATDTVNVALDAGEPNDSVAAARALPVGTAQTGIIAGQARDMDYFKFEAAAGDMLRLTVKSLSVNPASTLDPYVMILMPDGKTVLEKDDDSGAGLEADIRFNVPQAGTYTVVVTSFTIHDDEKAADDKATNTYQILLARR; encoded by the coding sequence ATGAAGCCTAACCGCAGCCTGTTTCTCGCCCTGCTTACCGGTGTGTTGCTGTCTGCCTGCGGCTCGCAGGACACGGTGCGCCCCAGCGTCACCCTGACCGCGGCCCCCGAGACGCTCACGGCGGGCGGCGTGAAGCTGGTGGCCGACGCCCAGGACAACGTGGGCGTGACCGAGGTCCGCTTCTACCGGGGCGAGACCCTGATCGCGACCGACACGGCGGCCCCCTTCGAGGCGGCGGACACCACCCTCACGGCGGCACAAAACGGGACCGTGACCTACCGCGCGGTCGCCCGTGACGGGGCCGGCAACACGGCCGAGGCGACCGACACGGTGAACGTGGCGCTCGACGCGGGCGAACCGAACGACAGCGTGGCGGCGGCGCGTGCCCTGCCCGTGGGGACCGCCCAGACGGGCATCATCGCCGGGCAGGCGCGCGACATGGACTACTTCAAGTTCGAGGCGGCGGCGGGCGACATGCTGCGCCTGACGGTCAAGAGCCTCAGCGTCAACCCGGCCAGCACCCTCGACCCCTACGTGATGATCCTGATGCCCGACGGCAAGACCGTGCTGGAAAAGGACGACGACAGTGGGGCGGGGCTGGAGGCCGACATCCGCTTCAACGTGCCGCAGGCCGGGACCTACACGGTGGTCGTGACCAGCTTTACCATCCACGACGACGAGAAGGCCGCCGACGACAAGGCCACCAACACCTACCAGATTCTGCTGGCGCGCCGCTAA
- a CDS encoding S8 family serine peptidase has translation MNKRLTLISLSAALLLAACGGTVPSGTAPASGTAPAAPDAAALRQSLAGTPRLSALRGQLLPDLSGLTKTGNEASTRQELVIGYQDRAFVDRLAAHLGARTVDTIPQLGLALLALPEPLSVARVAAALNVSPVQGLRFAEANTYDVTLPEVPDAGALNTQDLRAQADSDPLSVKQWWIRQIQADQVRGVSTGQGVTVAVIDDDFNRQHEDLKAEGKIVTGLDTRSGKLLTPDLPLTTGDHGSGSAGTIGERIGNGVGGAGVAPDAILMPIRIFDERGFTGSFNVAKGFVFAVNNGAKILNNSWGGGGYTQVIKEAVDYALSKRVVVVGSAGNDHRGQMSGPGAYTGAINVGASAGDDMKADFSNLGARVDLFAPGDNGLTTYSTTNTGYGLFGGTSMAGPVVSGAAALLLQIKPDLTPYQIKKLLAASGDPMKDPRTQGFNRVNVKRALEELKAGRVPTDGGAVEVEVVDISEASSITGTDVILTPLGGQNKGMPYLGRTGNGQLEASAKTQFSGVARFFGVEPGRYRVSVAGPSVNEYGGTRDNVVGEITVVAGQTQNLSYAHQVDFYEYSVVGESLFRNNSVQTATDLTALQTPANAAAFAGGLLFGGAFDSANFVYAPEVSGADVDYLKFNLAAGQTLTVQGLAASLGSKTNVQVDLLGADGAVVAEGKRVAEAINKGGGDSVASFKAATAGAYYVRFSNTTANEGLGAFYTSLVSIK, from the coding sequence ATGAACAAGCGCCTCACCCTCATCAGCCTGAGCGCCGCGCTGCTGCTCGCGGCCTGCGGCGGCACCGTTCCCAGCGGCACGGCCCCGGCGTCGGGCACGGCCCCGGCCGCTCCCGACGCGGCCGCCCTGCGCCAGAGCCTGGCGGGCACGCCGCGCCTCAGCGCCCTGCGCGGGCAGCTGCTGCCGGACCTCTCGGGCCTGACCAAGACCGGCAACGAGGCCAGCACCCGCCAGGAACTGGTGATCGGCTACCAGGACCGCGCCTTCGTGGACCGCCTGGCCGCCCACCTGGGCGCGCGCACGGTGGACACCATTCCCCAGCTGGGGCTGGCGCTGCTCGCGCTGCCCGAGCCGCTCAGCGTGGCGCGGGTGGCGGCGGCGCTGAATGTCAGCCCGGTCCAGGGCCTGCGCTTTGCCGAGGCGAACACCTACGACGTGACCCTGCCCGAGGTGCCGGACGCCGGGGCGCTGAACACCCAGGACCTGCGCGCCCAGGCCGACAGCGATCCGCTGAGCGTCAAGCAGTGGTGGATCAGGCAGATCCAGGCCGATCAGGTGCGCGGCGTCTCGACCGGCCAGGGCGTGACGGTCGCCGTGATTGACGACGACTTCAACCGCCAGCACGAGGACCTCAAGGCCGAGGGCAAGATCGTGACCGGCCTGGACACCCGCAGCGGCAAGCTGCTGACCCCCGACCTGCCGCTGACCACCGGCGACCACGGCAGCGGTTCGGCGGGCACCATCGGCGAGCGAATCGGCAACGGCGTGGGCGGCGCGGGTGTGGCGCCCGACGCCATCCTGATGCCCATCCGCATTTTCGACGAGCGGGGGTTTACCGGCAGCTTCAACGTCGCCAAGGGCTTCGTGTTCGCGGTGAATAACGGGGCCAAGATCCTGAACAACTCCTGGGGCGGGGGCGGCTACACCCAGGTCATCAAGGAGGCGGTGGACTACGCCCTGAGCAAGCGGGTCGTGGTCGTCGGCTCGGCGGGCAACGACCACCGCGGGCAGATGTCCGGCCCCGGCGCGTACACCGGCGCGATCAACGTGGGCGCCAGCGCGGGCGACGACATGAAGGCCGACTTCAGCAACCTGGGCGCCCGGGTGGACCTCTTCGCTCCCGGCGACAACGGCCTGACGACCTACAGCACCACCAACACCGGCTACGGCCTGTTCGGCGGCACCAGCATGGCGGGACCGGTCGTCTCGGGCGCGGCGGCGCTGCTGCTCCAGATCAAGCCCGACCTGACCCCCTACCAGATCAAGAAGCTGCTCGCGGCCAGCGGCGACCCCATGAAAGACCCCCGCACCCAGGGCTTCAACCGCGTCAACGTCAAGCGGGCGCTGGAGGAGCTGAAAGCGGGCCGGGTGCCCACCGACGGCGGCGCGGTCGAGGTTGAGGTCGTGGACATCTCCGAGGCGTCGAGCATCACCGGCACCGACGTGATCCTGACCCCCCTGGGCGGCCAGAACAAGGGCATGCCCTACCTCGGCCGCACGGGCAACGGGCAGCTCGAAGCCAGTGCCAAGACCCAGTTCTCCGGCGTCGCGCGCTTCTTCGGCGTGGAACCCGGCCGCTACCGCGTGAGTGTCGCCGGTCCCAGCGTCAACGAGTACGGCGGCACCCGCGACAACGTCGTGGGCGAGATCACGGTCGTGGCGGGCCAGACCCAGAACCTCAGCTACGCCCATCAGGTGGACTTCTACGAGTACAGCGTGGTCGGGGAGTCTCTTTTCCGCAACAACTCGGTGCAGACCGCCACCGACCTGACCGCGCTTCAGACCCCCGCGAACGCGGCGGCCTTTGCCGGAGGGCTGCTGTTCGGCGGCGCCTTCGACAGCGCGAACTTCGTGTACGCGCCGGAGGTCAGCGGCGCGGACGTGGACTACCTGAAGTTCAACCTCGCCGCCGGGCAGACGCTGACGGTGCAGGGCCTCGCGGCCAGCCTGGGATCCAAGACCAACGTCCAGGTGGACCTGCTCGGCGCTGACGGCGCGGTGGTCGCCGAGGGCAAGCGGGTCGCCGAGGCGATCAACAAGGGCGGGGGCGACAGTGTCGCCAGCTTCAAGGCGGCCACCGCCGGGGCCTACTACGTGCGCTTTTCCAACACCACCGCCAACGAAGGCCTGGGCGCCTTCTACACCAGCCTCGTCTCCATCAAGTAA
- a CDS encoding carboxypeptidase-like regulatory domain-containing protein — MKPARTLPLVVLSSALLLAACGGPGATPPETTPPADTSILGSGSATVTGYLANSTGGKLVPGSQITVEQANGTPLTGATNAEGKFTLKLDPGVYNLSFKKEGYAASRIEGLRVMAGSNMPLNAIQKNAFATTLPANAPRLDVKYLLGKEAQDFSNDPATAAQFNASTGVPVQVTTTSANPENSPSITYVGVGSVPSSALFGTRGSATTDPKNTSFTAAVTLAGNSLRGVRGPTELYVVAYDSNENRLERRIPIVIVDDKPNDAALTSVRDAKARAVTISQKVNFNAPIGPDGAPTEQSTLWVDLSWNYVSGLAGAPLGTRVWTSEDGNTFRLLKTLEGAARATKDGSPSLEAGKKVYYQYEVFNSGQSVRSDVVSTTPLTSFTLSNLKPADHDKGVSRTPTLAWNVSSKVGDYRQFYVMVNDYPQQSANCFWGEVLCSGEAEDNLFSDDGTAPELKNAGDTYSIAFNANSTALLPALESNHAYTFDVSAAAFSKSGDAVSIAQDYYSIFYSLDLCNFGGPVCEGLVSNFTTGDK; from the coding sequence ATGAAACCAGCCCGCACGCTGCCCCTCGTTGTTCTGTCCAGCGCCCTGCTGCTGGCCGCTTGCGGCGGTCCCGGCGCCACCCCTCCGGAGACCACCCCACCCGCCGACACCAGCATCCTCGGAAGCGGCAGCGCCACCGTGACGGGCTACCTCGCCAACTCGACGGGCGGCAAGCTGGTGCCCGGCAGCCAGATCACGGTCGAGCAGGCCAACGGGACCCCGCTGACGGGCGCCACCAACGCCGAGGGGAAATTCACCCTCAAGCTCGATCCGGGCGTGTACAACCTCAGCTTCAAGAAAGAGGGCTACGCGGCTTCCCGCATCGAGGGCCTGCGGGTGATGGCCGGCAGCAACATGCCGCTCAACGCCATCCAGAAAAACGCCTTTGCGACGACCCTGCCCGCGAACGCTCCCCGGCTGGACGTGAAGTACCTGCTGGGCAAGGAAGCCCAGGACTTCAGCAACGATCCGGCCACCGCCGCCCAGTTCAATGCCAGCACGGGCGTGCCGGTGCAGGTCACGACCACCTCCGCCAACCCCGAGAACAGCCCCTCGATCACCTACGTGGGCGTGGGCAGCGTGCCCAGCAGCGCCCTGTTCGGCACGCGCGGCTCGGCCACCACCGACCCCAAGAACACCTCCTTTACGGCCGCCGTCACGCTGGCGGGCAACTCGCTGCGCGGCGTGCGTGGCCCGACCGAGCTGTACGTGGTCGCCTACGACAGCAACGAAAACCGCCTGGAGCGCCGCATTCCCATCGTGATCGTGGACGACAAGCCCAACGACGCCGCGCTGACTAGCGTCCGCGACGCGAAGGCCCGGGCGGTCACCATCTCGCAGAAGGTGAACTTCAACGCGCCCATCGGCCCGGACGGGGCACCCACCGAGCAGAGCACCCTGTGGGTGGACCTGAGCTGGAACTACGTGAGCGGGCTGGCAGGAGCGCCGCTGGGCACCCGGGTCTGGACCAGCGAAGACGGCAACACCTTCCGGCTGCTCAAGACGCTCGAAGGCGCGGCGCGGGCCACCAAGGACGGCAGCCCCAGCCTGGAAGCGGGCAAGAAGGTCTACTACCAGTACGAGGTCTTCAACTCTGGCCAGAGCGTCCGCAGCGACGTGGTGAGCACCACTCCGCTGACCAGCTTCACGCTCAGCAACCTCAAGCCCGCCGACCACGACAAGGGCGTGTCGCGCACGCCGACCCTGGCGTGGAACGTGTCGAGCAAGGTGGGCGACTACCGCCAGTTTTACGTGATGGTCAACGACTACCCGCAGCAGAGCGCCAACTGCTTCTGGGGCGAGGTGCTGTGCAGCGGCGAGGCGGAGGACAACCTGTTCAGCGACGACGGCACGGCGCCCGAGCTGAAGAATGCGGGCGACACCTACTCCATCGCCTTTAACGCCAACAGCACGGCCCTGCTGCCCGCGCTGGAGAGCAACCACGCCTACACCTTCGACGTGTCGGCGGCGGCCTTCAGCAAGAGCGGCGACGCCGTGAGCATCGCGCAGGACTACTACTCGATCTTCTACTCGCTGGACCTGTGCAACTTCGGCGGGCCGGTCTGCGAAGGGCTGGTCAGCAACTTCACGACGGGAGACAAGTGA